The genomic DNA GCCGTCGCGACTTCGTGGTGATGAACTTCAACGACCACGCCGACCTGTTCCAGCGTTGTGCACATGGCCGACCGGATGTTCTGGAGCGAGTCGACGGGAGGAACAGGGAAGTATCCGCCTTTAATTGCAGGGCGGTGGCCCTTGTTGCCGCCATCAAAGGATTCGCCGGTGGACCATGCCGCTTCTGTCGAGAAGATCTTGCTGCGGGAACCGGACATGTCGACGGACCACTCGACCGCGTCAAAAATGAAAAATTCGGGCTCGGGGCCGAAATAAGCGACATCGCCAAGACCGGTGGATTTCAGATAGGCTTCACCACGCTTCGCGATGGATCGCGGATCACGATCGTAGCCCTTCATGTCGGAGGGTTCGATAGTATCGCAGGTGATGGCCAGGGTGGTCTGATCCAGGAATGGATCCATGAAAGACGATGTCGGGTCGGGCATCAGCAGCATGTCCGATGCTTGAATGCCCTTCCATCCGGCGATCGAGGAACCGTCGAAAAAGTGACCGGATTCGAACTTATCGGGTCCGAACGATTTCACGGGCACGCTCACATGTTGTTCCTTGCCGCGTGTATCGGTAAAGCGGAGGTCGACGAACTTGACCTCCTTGTCTTTGATCAATTGGAATACTTCTTTTGGAGTCATAATCCTTTCCTCGTCGCATTTAAAATTTTGTTTATTGAGTCCGATAAACAAAAAAAGCCTTCGACCTCAAAAGAAGATCGAAGACCTCGTTGTCCTCTCCCGTCACGGCATCGTGTCGAGACCCTGATTTATAACCCAAAACCGCTTGTCAGTTCAACATCTCTTGGTTGAATCCGCGGACAATTTTACCCGATGGAGACGTGGGGAATCGCATGTTACAATTAGGAATTCGGTCTTGCAGCGAGGTTCTGTCCAGCGTGCATCGCCCCGGAATCAGGGCCCGCTGATTCCCCAATCTGTTTATATTTAATTGATGAATTTTGAAGCAATATCACTCTGGCTCCGGCACGCGTTGCTGCCGTACGGAGGCTTTGGGCTCATGGCCCTGGCCATGTGCGACTCGTCGTTCTTCTCTCTGCCGGAAATCAACGACGTTCTATTGATGACGTTTGCCATCAACGAACCGCACAGCATGGTGAAGTTCGCGCTCCTGACCATCTTAGGGTCCACCATCGGCTGCGCGCTCTTGTACTCCGTGGGGCGAAAGGGCGGCGAAAAGTTTCTCAGAAAGAGCTTTGCCGACGAGCGCCTGGCAAAGGCGCAGGGGTGGTATCAACGCCATGGAATACTGGCTATCATTATTCCGTCGCTGTTGCCTCCGCCGATGCCATTCAAATTCTTTGTCTTGTCCGCGGGCACTTTTGGTATTTCGTGGCCCAGATTCATAACCGGCGTCGTGATTGGCCGCAGTATTCGATACTTTTCGGAAGGGATCCTGGCAGTGATGTACGGACCGGCCGCCATTCAGTTCGTCCAAAGAAATTACGGCAAACTTGGATTGGCTGCCGCCGCGTTCACCATTCTCAGCGTCGTTGTGTTCTTTGCACTTGCACGCCGCCGGGTCCCGAGCGTTGAAGCGTGAAGACTATCGGTTCAAAGTTTCGGTTTTTGATCGCCATTGTTTTGCTGGTTCAGGCAGGTTGTCTCTCCCGTAAGGTCGTCATACCGCAGGATCAACGGCTGCTTCCGGCGAAATCAGCCACTAAAGAAGAGCTTTATCAGGGGCTGATCGAGCGGAGCAAACAAATCCAGACATTGAAGGGGACCATGACGCTGGACGTTTCCGGAGGAGGTTCGCAAAGCGGCGTTCTCACCGAGTACCGCCAGACCAGCGGTTACCTGTTCGTGGAACGCCCTAAGAACATTCGCATCAAAGTCCTGGCGCCGCTGGTTTTGTCGACGATTGCCGATATCGTCGGGAATGGACGGGAGTACCGGGCCTCCATTCCTCTTAAGAATCAGTGGATCGAGGGCGACGTCAATGTGCACGTCAACTCGAAGAGCCCGATCGCCAACCTCCGGCCGCAACACTTTCTGGACGGACTCTTTGTCGACATCACGCCTTACGTTAATAAGCCATTCATAAAATACTCATTCAATGAGCAAACGGAGAACCGTCACAGCTACTACGTTTTTACCTTTACGGATTTTTCGGGCGACGGCGCTGAAGCGCACACGCTCGAAAAACTCTGGATCGACCGAAGCGTCGACATGGAAGTCTCACGAAAGCAGATATTCGGCGCTGACGGTAAGATCGAAACCGACGTCGAATACTCCAATTATGAGAAGGAAGGGGAGGTCCGTTTTCCGCAAACGGTCGTCATTATGCGGCCGGTTGAGGATTACACCCTGAAGCTGACGTTCCAGAAGACGACGGTCAACGACAAGCTGCCGGATAACACCTTCGACTTGCAGCGTCCCGAGGGCTCGGAAGTCGTTCAACTGGCACAGTAGTTCTTGCGGCACAACACTATGAAAAAAGAGATGATCTTCGCGGGACTTACCGCACGGCCGGTGCGGACAACGGTGACGATCCTGGCGGTCGCGCTCGAAGTGATCCTGATCCTCGTGATTATCGGTTTGACGACGGGAATCACCGACGAAACCGCCAAACGGACCGAAGGCGTCGGTGCGGAACTGCTCGTGCAGCCATCAGGCGCCGGCGTCATTCTTGCGTTATCGGAGAACTCGATGTCGATCAAGCTGGCCGATAAACTTCGAGAATTTCAGGGCGTCAAAGCGGTTGCACCCGTGATGATCAAGTTCAATACCGAGGGTGGCATTGAGGTCTTCTACGGTATCGACTCCAGTTTCACCCAGGTGACCGGCGGCTTTCACTTTCATGATGGGACCATTTTCAAAGCACCCTACGAAGTCGTCGTCGATGACCTCTGGGCGGCATCGAAGGCGGCGAAAGTCGGTGATACGGTGGACATGCTGAATCACCCATTCAAAATCGCTGGAATCGTAGAGCACGGCCAGGGGGCTCGCGTTTTCATGTCCATGCAGGATCTGAGCGATCGCACCGGTCAGACGCCGAAGGCCGGCGCGTTTTTCGTGAAATTAAATGACCCGGCCCAGATAAAGACGGTCAAGGCGGAGATTGAAAAGGTTTTTGAGAACTATACGATTCGTGACGTCAAGGACTATGAAACGCTGATGACGTCGGCCAATATTCCCGGTTTGGGCGCCTTTATCAACGCCGTTGTGATCATCGCCTTATGTGTCGGGATCATGGTCATTTTCCTGTCGATGTATACCACGATCACCGAACGGACCAGGGAGATCGGAATTCTAAGGTCCATGGGCGCGTCGAAAGCGTTTATTGTCGGTATGATCTTCCAGGAAACCACCGTCGTCTGCATTCTGGGGGTCGTGGTGGGAACGATAGCCAGCTCCGTGATTACTCGAGTACTTTCGGCCATCTTTCCCACATTGATCATCGAGATTACGAATGAGTGGCGGTTTAATGCCGCAGCCTTTGCCATTCTCAGCGGCATCATCGGTTCCTTCTATCCGTCCGTGAAAGCGGCCGGTCAGGACCCGGTTGAAGCGCTCGCTTACGAGTAGGGTTTGTGATACAAGTTTGGTTAACGCAGGTCCTTATAAATGAAAACTTTACTGGAAACAATCGAGCTTCGAAAGACCTATAAAGTCGGCAAGGTCGACGTTGAAGCGTTGCGGGGCGTCAGTCTGCGGGTCCGCGAGGGCGAACTGACCGCCATCATGGGGCCGTCCGGTTGCGGAAAATCGTCGCTGATGCACGTCCTGGGCGCCATGACCAAGCCGACCGCCGGTAAAGTGCTCATCGAAGGCAAGGACATCGCCGGCATGACCGACAACGATCTCACCCGCATTCGCCGCGAGAAGATCGGTTTCGTCTTTCAAAAATTCAACCTGCT from Terriglobia bacterium includes the following:
- a CDS encoding VTT domain-containing protein, which translates into the protein MNFEAISLWLRHALLPYGGFGLMALAMCDSSFFSLPEINDVLLMTFAINEPHSMVKFALLTILGSTIGCALLYSVGRKGGEKFLRKSFADERLAKAQGWYQRHGILAIIIPSLLPPPMPFKFFVLSAGTFGISWPRFITGVVIGRSIRYFSEGILAVMYGPAAIQFVQRNYGKLGLAAAAFTILSVVVFFALARRRVPSVEA
- a CDS encoding ABC transporter permease, whose amino-acid sequence is MKKEMIFAGLTARPVRTTVTILAVALEVILILVIIGLTTGITDETAKRTEGVGAELLVQPSGAGVILALSENSMSIKLADKLREFQGVKAVAPVMIKFNTEGGIEVFYGIDSSFTQVTGGFHFHDGTIFKAPYEVVVDDLWAASKAAKVGDTVDMLNHPFKIAGIVEHGQGARVFMSMQDLSDRTGQTPKAGAFFVKLNDPAQIKTVKAEIEKVFENYTIRDVKDYETLMTSANIPGLGAFINAVVIIALCVGIMVIFLSMYTTITERTREIGILRSMGASKAFIVGMIFQETTVVCILGVVVGTIASSVITRVLSAIFPTLIIEITNEWRFNAAAFAILSGIIGSFYPSVKAAGQDPVEALAYE
- a CDS encoding DUF4292 domain-containing protein, whose product is MKTIGSKFRFLIAIVLLVQAGCLSRKVVIPQDQRLLPAKSATKEELYQGLIERSKQIQTLKGTMTLDVSGGGSQSGVLTEYRQTSGYLFVERPKNIRIKVLAPLVLSTIADIVGNGREYRASIPLKNQWIEGDVNVHVNSKSPIANLRPQHFLDGLFVDITPYVNKPFIKYSFNEQTENRHSYYVFTFTDFSGDGAEAHTLEKLWIDRSVDMEVSRKQIFGADGKIETDVEYSNYEKEGEVRFPQTVVIMRPVEDYTLKLTFQKTTVNDKLPDNTFDLQRPEGSEVVQLAQ